ggcatcactgcagagcgcctagaactgtacccacggaatatgcgcgatataagcctcattgattgattgattgattatattCAAATATAACGCTTATGTTGTAGTGCAGTGTATCGTTTGTCTGTATGTTACATGCACCGCCACGAGAAAATacaattgatttgatttgatttgagttTGTTTTTGACAAGCACGGATAGTGTTGTCTGGTGTACGAGTGCGTGTCCCAACAGTCCGCAAAGTCACCCATTGCACGCccctgttaaaaaaaaccaagtcgcgtaaggcgaaaatacaacatttagtcaagctgtcaaactcacagaatgaaattgaacgcactgcactttgtcaccaagaccgtatatgTACTCATAGCATCGGTAgttcaccgctcgtggcaatggcagtgaaattggcaagccagaaaagcgcggtagtggttacgctgaggaggatagcacgcttttctgtatctctattttgtttaactttctgagcttgtttgtaatccaaacatatcatatctatatgtttttggaatcaggaaccgacaaggaataagatgaaattgttttcaaattgattttgaaaaatgtattttaatcataattttcatattttttattttcagagctggtttttaatccaaatataacatatttatatgtttttggaatcaggaaatgatgaagaataagataacataatttttggattgttttttaaacaaattATGTTAATtgcaattttcatatttttaatgaccaaactcatcaattaatttttaagctgcgaagctgaaatgcaataccacagtccggccttcgtcgaagatagcttggccaaaatttcaatcaatttcattgaaaaataggggtgtgacagtgccgcaaaacttgactaaatgtaaaaacaagtcgcgtaatgcgaaattactacatttagtcaagctgtggaactcacagaatgaaactgaacgtagtccgccgctagtgcaaaaggcagtgaaagtgacgagcctgactgactattagggtttaacgtcctcttagaccaaatGGTCTACAAAATGGGGGCCAAGATGGCGGACGAGTAAGGACACGCCTGTTTGGCTCTCTCCCGTGTAAATGTTTGTTTGGTCGAGTTCTGTGGTGTTGTGACAGGTGTGGTCTGTTGGATAGACGTGTGATGATCTCAGCGCTTTGTAACTTCAAGTAGGTGATAATATGCTTGTGATTTGCCGCAAAATGTGAAGATTTTGGACATTTCCTTGTGAGTCTGTTGTCATTTTGCATCGACCGGAGCATGTCCCCCGTGCTATTACTCATGACATCTTGTGTGCTATACGTCTTTGCACGTGCTGATGTGTGAGGTGTGACAATCGTCTTTCGCCTTTCTCGTTTTCTCATGACACAGGCGCCAGGAGAAGTATTTTAAGTTCTCAGAGGGATCTGTCTGTGTTAGGTGTCTGTTTTGTGTATGCCACAAGTACCAAACATAAATTGTGGACATTTCTAAAGCGAGACTGTCTACATTACGCGTACGCGTAGTTCTGAGCTGCTATTAACTTGGACTTTTTGCAATATTTTTTCTCGACATTGCCGTCGACAGTGGTTACCAAGAGTGTGTCGATGTCTAAGCGCTTAGCCTCACCGCTGCAAGACCTTGAGAAGCGGCCGTGCCCCAGTGACAGTTTATCGGACCCGGACGAGACGATCATCACCTGTTCCAACGAGCTGGCTTCGAGTACACCAAAGCCAAAGGGGAAGATGAGCCAAGAAGACCAACTGAAGGAAAAGATCACGACCTTCCTGTCCGATCCAGACATACTTAAAGTCTTGTCCAAAGCTGTGGCATCCCAGGTTATCGCTGAGTTTCGCAAGGAACTAGGCGACCTCAAGACGGAAGTTGCACATTACCGTGCGGAGGTGGAGAAACGCGACTCAGAGATTGTCCAGCTCCGGGAGAAAATGGATGACTTGGAACAATACAGTAGACGGAACTGCATCCGAATCAACAACATCCCGGAGATGGACAAAGAAGACACCGACATTGTTGTTAAGGCTGTTGGGAAGTCTGTCGGCGTTGACCTTACTGACGCGATGATAGACAGATCTCATAGAGTCGGTAGGAGACCTGGCCCAGGAGAAACATACAACAGAGCGATCATATGCAAGTTCACTTCGTTCAGGTTCAAGCTCTCTCTTATGAGGAACAAGAAGAACTTGTCCCAGACCGACCCCAGGAAGATCTTTCCTGATCGTGCTTGGCCAGCTGCCCGGACGCCCACCCCAAAGCACTTCATCAATGACGATCTGACTCAGGCTCGGTCAGAATTAGCCGCCAAAGCCAGACAACtgaaaagggagaaaaaacTCGAAGACACCTGGGTGCGAGATGGTGTAGTTTTTGCTAAGCAAGGCAGTGCAGTTTCGAGAGTCACTACCATGCGAGGCCTCCTCGCTCTTCTGTAACTGTATATGTGTTACCTTACAATCAGCTTGCTTCCAGTGCTGTGTTCCAGACTTTTCTTCCCTGAATTTAATGAGGTAGCAACCGTTTATAGTAACAGAATATGGAATTGATTTACATATGTTCTACTGATGCTTCTCATTGATACCTGGAATATACATTCAAACGTGATATACAATAATAGTAAGTTGCTATTATTGATGATACATTGGCAACGGAAACATGTGCCTATTGGTGGTATTGCCTGTCGCACGAGCCTTGGTATGCAGTTATCACCGATGTAGAGCAACGTGACGGTATTCAGCACAGAAACTCTGTCTTTGTAACTGTCCCGTGCCTTGAGTGATGTTGACCTACTTGTCGCATCAGCCGTGCCATGTGTGTGACTGGTGGGAATGTGTAAAAACAGGCCATATCAGTAACCAAAACAGAAATATGTCACTCCAGTCCGCGTGCTCGCCTgtttcaaccccccccccctcttgttTCCTGGTATGTTGAAATGAGAGAGAGCCAATGGCCATATGCCTAAAAGGTTTCGTTTGAAGCgtttatttaaaattattatcttttgatttgtttcgtacttgtttacattttcccGATCAATAATTTTCTTGTTctctttgttggtgttgtttgtggtgATTGTCTTGTTATTTTATTCTTATTTCACTCTCATCCTGAGACATTGTCAGATGATGTTGTTATTCTCTTTTCCTTTCTCACTCATCCACTATTGTAGCATTGAATATGAATTAGTTTTTCCCGGTTGTATCATTCTGAGCGCGGCACTGACGTGGTACCACCTCCTGGCCTCTGACTGGTTTGAAGTCTTGCAAAGAGCTGTGACGTAATGAGTGGATGTAGTCTTCAACAGTTCAGGGCCAGGATTGGGGGCTACTCCGGTGTCGCAGTCAAACTATCGACGCATAAACTTTATTTTATGAATATCAGAAATGTTAATTCATGTCTAGTTCTTTTGTTGTACGGGTCAAGAGGCTTGTCGCTAGCCCTCTTATTGTTCTTGATATTTAACGATGCCAGTTTTTCACACCATTTGAGTCGTCGAAGTCGATGTTGTAATAACGGTTTGAAAAATAAGACGAACATTTCTAATGTCCTCGTCAGTACATTGATGTTTGTGAATATGCTTTTCTGTTtcatatgtttgtgtttgttgctgCTTTGTGCGGATGTGGAACCAAACCCTGGACCAGTTCTTGATAGAGAACAAGGCATATCTATTGTTCATATTAATGTGCGAAGCCTTAAGAACAAAATATTTCATTTGCAGGCCGAATTAGGACGTTTCGATATTATTACTGTATCAGAAACGTGGTTGTCCACAGATGTTGATAATGAAGATATTAATCTGAATGGTTTTCATCCACCAATAAGATGCGATAGGCCTGGTGATGCTCATGGGGGTGTGGCGGTGTATGTGAAGAGTGATTTGATATGCAAACCCAGATACGATTTGAGCATACCTTCTCTAGAGGCGGTATGGGTGGAAACCAAAATCGACCAGGAGACCCTTCTTGTTGGTACTTTTTATAGACCACCAGATGCTAATGTAAATTACTGGGACTTGATTGATGAATCAATTCAGTCAGCATCAAGGACACCACAGAAATTGATAATACTTGGCGATTTTAATGCTGATTGTATGAACAACCCTCCGCCTCACCTTCAACGATTATTAAATGTTAATAGTTTGTTTCAAATCGTGACAGAACCAACACGAATTACAGAACATTCATCCACTCTTATTGACTTGATATTAACCCCATGTCCAGACATGATAGATGCAGTTGATATTTTCCCTCCAGTTTGCAGTGACCATTCTTGCCCGTAtgttaaaataaagaaaacagttGATTTAAAACGTTCATTCAAGCGCACCAtttataattattcaaaactcaATATTGGGAAATTTGTTGATGATTTGCTAAATCTAGATTGGCCTGAGGTTGTTAACTTAGAACCACTGGATGCAGCAGTCGAATCATTTACGGATATACTAATGACTACTGCCAAGCACTGTATGCCTGTAAAAACAGTTGTGATAAATGAACGAGATGCCCCATGGATAACCGAGGGAATTAAAAAGTTGATAAGGAaaaaacaaataatacacaGTTTAGCTAAACGTTTAGATTCTATGTGGTGTTGGGCGTTATTCAGACGCATTCGAAACATTTTAGTAGACAAAATTcgtaaaagaaaagaagaatatGATATTGAATTGGATGATAGAATAAATTCGCAAATACATTTTGGTAACAAAGATTGGTGGAAGTTAGTAAATAAATTCATGACCAAGAAAGGCCTATCACAGTCAGAAATTCCACCAATTGACAATAACGGAATTATTTGTTATTCTGATGAGGAGAAAGCAGAAGTATTTAATACATTTTTTGTTAACCAATCTTGtgttgatgatgaagatgatcctTTTCCAACCCTGTCAGAGCACCCAGGATCCGCTCCTCCACTTATTATTACTACTGACATGGTTTCTGGAATTATTAAATCCCTTGACCAAAACAAGGCAGTTGGTCCCGATCTTGTTCATAACAAGATTCTTAAAGCAGCCGTAGACGTTGTCTCTGATCCACTTTCAAAACTGTTTAGTAGATCATTAGCCGAAGGTAAATTTCCAAAGGCTTGGAAAGTGGCACATGTTACCCCAGTTTACAAGAAAGGCGAGAAGTCACTATGCACAAATTATCGCCCAATATCCTTATTAAGCTGTATCggtaaagtaatggaaaaatgtattcaaactcATATGTTTACGTATTTGACAGATCATAATTTATTGACAGTATCTCAGTCAGGCTTTATTCCAGGTGACTCAACTGTCTTTCAACTTCTTGGTATATATGACGATTTGTGTCAATCTTTGGACAAGCAATGTACATCACAAGCAATATTTTTTGATATTTCCAAAGCGTTCGATAGAGTATGGCATCGTGGTCTGATTTATAAATTATACGCAATAGGTATAAGAGATATGTTATTAGAATGGATCAAAGATTATTTGTCTGATAGAACTCAAGCTGTAGTTATAAAAGGTTGCATGTCAAATTACCGCTGTGTTCATtctggtgtccctcaagggtcagtCTTGGGGCCACTTCTGTTTCTTGTTTATATTAATGACattgttgttgatattaaatCAATAATTAAATTATTTGCCGACGACACGAGTATGTACGTGTCCCTCGATAATACACTTGAACGCACTgaaattttgaattctgatgcACAACAGATAATGCAATGGGCAAAAAATtggaaagttaattttaatCAGTCCAAAACTGAATTATTGACTGTCTCTTCTAGAAGACAACCGGAAACATTGCCGCTAAAATTTGGCGAAGAGAtattaaagtgtaactaaacagacattttgaagtgtcagctttactgaattgctttatgttttgtccaagtatagacctgtagaagcgatactggacgatttttccaacgtttactgcgttttctgatttactacgattttttaaaagtgctgaacccatttcagatttacctgcttatctgttcttgatttgatacttccaaagaacaagtggtactttgagttccggttttatgttttaaccaatcagaatttggttcctaaataaaatcgtctgctgcctgtcccagcagagtcggcaacaagcactgcttgccacatgtgtgatgttaccaacagaaatagccataaattgggcaaggtagcaatgtaaatgaattggatctaactaatgtgcttgtactgcatctctggcctttgaattcactccaaatgtactggctcagcgtgagaggcaacatcctgtcgaagtcgtaagcacgaggctgactgggagattattattcgaagagcatgctgaaacagattgtaagtacaatattttacatgttctcgacatttctgttgatctttccttaactttaattgtttccttgatttaaaaccctagggcttgtattttcatttgtgatactaagcacgtatctttaccacagtatctgatcacttcacacttgaattttggaatgatgaagtggaattatttctggatctaatttattccttgttccccccctctcgattccttttttcgccacatatgtattgtcgtgtaagggggtagattgtactggctgattttttgatttttttttacttcggtcagatacagatgattgaaaaaaaacttgtcaaggatttcagaatttaatagatctgttcgaagtttttacgggatgggtcctgttacaatatagactgaatgtgcgcaagatgaacttttgattaaacatacacacacaaatgaatctcttgattttgttatacggcgaatgtccagttcccaccaccacgtctgtggtatgtttttatactgtttgattgaatagactgacgtgcattctctcgcaaatgtgcgcgcgtgtgtgtttgtctgtgcctcagacttattaatcaaagatgatgttgcacattgcagatctatgcgacaggagcaagtggacaagacagctacatttgtctgagcgaagatccaacggtaagctcttttagccgaagacagcgagcctgggtgcatgcatgcaagcttctatcatgttcgtgtgagtgctgcagggctattagacgccttttcattattcttgatttggagatccatgcagggtattagaaagtgcagaatatacacgtttgaacaaatacgatgtgtgtttgctctgaaaaaaagaaaaaacgcaacaaacaaacattgtatttgtttaaaagtatcacaaatatttattacctgtatctgcatgttttgataatgatgaagggtaaattactttgacgtgtgcttttttttttaaccacactgataacgaatgatagaaacacagacacacttaataacatatccacaaaaattgtaacaataaatgtaagctgaacaatgcctgcaacacatttcaggcctcagaagtaagtaattatgagattcagacagagagagaaagcccaacacgaaaccagttgtgacattttttatttcattatgtaatattaaaaacacgacaacaacgtatttcctgtacttagtttcgtgcaattatggattgcaaagtatgtctaattgagtggcataaagaggcacagttgcatgaaaaaccaactcggatcttgactaggatcaggattttacatggacacaacctagaatttaacatcctggggggaggggggtactgcgcctttcacatcaagatgtaaagatctattttaaataatacttattagaagggaacaaaatcaaacaaactacaacaatcgttctgaggggagagaattacctcttccgaagaaattacctcccttgcttttcttgtcgtgacttatgtagagtaaagtgaatagaaagtgaatcagtcagtaacaaaaaaacccacaacatttcttaagatcaatgaggagtcttgaagtatttgtcaatgttaatcttgtatgcataacaaacaatatattacggattgataattaaagaaaatcgtctcttctaca
The sequence above is drawn from the Littorina saxatilis isolate snail1 unplaced genomic scaffold, US_GU_Lsax_2.0 scaffold_937, whole genome shotgun sequence genome and encodes:
- the LOC138954943 gene encoding uncharacterized protein, producing the protein MSKRLASPLQDLEKRPCPSDSLSDPDETIITCSNELASSTPKPKGKMSQEDQLKEKITTFLSDPDILKVLSKAVASQVIAEFRKELGDLKTEVAHYRAEVEKRDSEIVQLREKMDDLEQYSRRNCIRINNIPEMDKEDTDIVVKAVGKSVGVDLTDAMIDRSHRVGRRPGPGETYNRAIICKFTSFRFKLSLMRNKKNLSQTDPRKIFPDRAWPAARTPTPKHFINDDLTQARSELAAKARQLKREKKLEDTWVRDGVVFAKQGSAVSRVTTMRGLLALL